Part of the Sulfurovum sp. TSL6 genome, GCAATATGCTAGAGTCGTCAACAAGAGACAAGGAAAAGCAAATAGGCACACAAACGGGTATATATTTAAAAAGTACCTTTGCTCTGGAAATATATCAAGGGATTAGTGTTCCAGCAAATGCCGATATTGATGGTCTTTCTTATTTCTTGACAGATTATACTCAGATAGTACTCGATAAAGATATCTGTATTATAGGTGTAGAAAATTCTGAAAATCTTATGAAAATAAGCTCACAGATTCATTTGTTTTCCGGTTACGGAAGTAGATTACTGTTTATGCTAGTTAATCCATCAATGCTCAATCTACTGCCAGGAACAGATAATAAATACGTTCATTATGGAGATTTTGACTATGCAGGTATATCAATCTATTTACATAAAATAAAGACAAAATTAAAGGGGAAGAGTGAGTTTTTTGTTCCAGATAATATTGGGCAGCTTCTCAAAGATGGAGATAGCACAAAATATTTTCAACATAAGCATCTTGAAAAATCAATTACGGGTAGTGAGGAAAAAATAGATATGCTCATAGAAAGTATACGTAGTTTACAGAAAACTGCGTATCAAGAAGCACTTATTATTAAAAAACAACCAGTAAAGAGATGATTATCTTTATGGCTACTAAGACACAAAGAGTATCTAATTTTCTTTCAGAGCACATCAACAAAACTATCAATGTCTCCTTTAACATTAAGATATTTCTGAGTAGTTGTTACATTAGTATGGTTAAGAAATAGCATAGCCTGAACGATACCTTTGGCTTTATATATTTTAGTACCACTTGTTCTTCGTAGAGAATAAAATGAAACCCTATCCATCACAGCACTAGTTGGTATACCTACATTAAACAGTTTATCAAAAATTTTTTGTCCTGCACGTCTTATTCCAGAATAGTTTGCCGGCTTTTGTTTTGCCAAAGAGCTTTTTGTACTTTGATAGGTTTGTGTGGGATAAAAGAGGTAGTCTCCGTATTTTAATTCATGTTTTTTTATCCAGTCGGATATCAGATCCATTACTTCAGTATTTACATGTTGTTGGTAACTTTTACCTTTTTTCATAGCTTTTAAATGAATTTTATTCTGATTAAAATCACAGTGTTGTACTTGAACATCTATAATGGCGCTTGGACGTGCACCTGTATGATATAAAAGTTTAGCAAAAAAGTATAATCTTGGTTGTGGAGATATACCCGACTCAGGAAGTCCATCATGAAAAGCATCAAACATAATTTTTAATTGTTCATCACTTAATATGATACCTGGTTCATGTTCTTCTGCTAATTTTGGAATAATATATCGATCTACAGGGTTATAATCAACCCATTTTTTTCTAATTGCAACATTGTAAAGAGCACGTAATTTATCAATAGTATCATTAACAGTTTTAGGTGCATACTTCATTGCGATCAGTTTATTTTGTAACAGTTGGATATCATCATGATTAATTTTTGATGCAACTTTGGTACCAAGGATAGGGATTACTCTTTTGGAAAATTTATTTTTATCTTTTAGGTTTTCTTTTGTTTGTCTCTGCTCATAATATAAATTTGCAAGCTGTATTAGAGTGAGTTTTTTCATATTTTTGGATCTTTGTAATTCTCTTTGATCTGATTCCAATCTACGTTTCAATTTTTTCACATTTGCTTTTATATTATTCAGTTCAATCAGTGCATCATCTTTATCAAGTGTATGTAGCTTTTTCTT contains:
- a CDS encoding site-specific integrase; the protein is MAFRKIKAKKYNGITEYYNPKSTDRETRALYISYRDEYGEAVKKKLHTLDKDDALIELNNIKANVKKLKRRLESDQRELQRSKNMKKLTLIQLANLYYEQRQTKENLKDKNKFSKRVIPILGTKVASKINHDDIQLLQNKLIAMKYAPKTVNDTIDKLRALYNVAIRKKWVDYNPVDRYIIPKLAEEHEPGIILSDEQLKIMFDAFHDGLPESGISPQPRLYFFAKLLYHTGARPSAIIDVQVQHCDFNQNKIHLKAMKKGKSYQQHVNTEVMDLISDWIKKHELKYGDYLFYPTQTYQSTKSSLAKQKPANYSGIRRAGQKIFDKLFNVGIPTSAVMDRVSFYSLRRTSGTKIYKAKGIVQAMLFLNHTNVTTTQKYLNVKGDIDSFVDVL